In Streptomyces sp. Li-HN-5-11, the sequence GCAACACCGCTCAAGGCCGTCCGTGCGCCGGCTGCTTGTGAGTCCCCGTCAGCCACCGTCCCTCGGGGCAGGCGGGAGCACGGTCCGGCGTGGGCGAACGCGAGGGCCTGCTCGGCAAGGTCTTCGGGCAGTCGGGCAGTCGGGCAGGGATGCCTGTGGCCTGGTGGAGGTCCCATGTGAAGTGCAGATGCCCGAGGACGACGGAACCGGGGGACAAGTTGGACACCAAAGCGGCGAGAGAAGCCTGATCGGCGCAGGCCGCTCCGGCTGCTGCCGCCGCGCTGAACGGACCGAGGACGATGGCACAGACTGATATTCGATCGACCGGCCGCGGGTGGATGACGGCATACGGCGGCTGCGACAGCGGATCTGCACGGCATCGCGGGCAGGGGCGGCCGGCCAGACCCATGTCAGCACCCTTCCGGGTCCGGGCAGGCGCCCGTATCCGGCCGGTTACAGGGTCGACGAAGGCCGGGAAGAGGTGGACGCGATCATGTCCGGGCAGTTGGTGACCGTGCTGTTGGGGTTGGCAGTGATCGGACTTGCCGTCTACGAGATCGCCCTGCAGCGTCGGCTGCGACGCGAGGGGATCCGCGTCCAAGGGGTGGTGGTTCGCCACGCCGTCAGCACCTCCGGCGAGGCGCCTTCCCGACACGCGGTGGTGAGCTTCGTCGATGTGAACGGTGTGCCGCACGAGTACCGGAGCACGCTCTCCGGCACCAGGAAGCTGCCGGTCGGCAGGCAGGTTCCGATGGTTTACCTGCCCGGCGCTCCGACGAAGGCCCGCATCGACATCGGCTCCCGGCGCTGGGGCGAGGTCGCCATTCCCACGCTGTTCGGCATGGCGTTCACCGCAGCCGGAATCCTTTGGATGGTCTCCAGCGCCGGCGTGCGACACCACTAGCCTGCGCGTTTCACTCGCCACGGTGTCCGAATCTCGAGCGGGAACGCGAACGTGCCTTCTGAGCTTGAGCTGGGACGATGAGGCTCGTCCGAGGTCTCCGTCGTTCCAGCAGGAAGGCACTTCCTGCGTGCACGCTCATGATCCGGACACAGCCCCGAGTGAACCGCGCAGGCTGGTGCCCTACGCTCACGCCCAACGCCCCCTGCCATGCAGACATGCACAACGAGACGGCGCGCAGGGCGCGGTGGACGGAACCCGATCGACGAAGCCCGATCAGACGAAGAAGGCGTTCATGCCGTCGACATCGGACAGATAGGTCTCGATGCACTCCACCTTGCCGTCCCGGAGCCTGCAGACCGTAGCCAGGTGCTCATCCAGCACGACATCGCCCCGGCGAGCGGTGTTGTGCAACGACAGCGCTACATTCCGCGCGCTCACCAGGATGTGCAGCAGTTCGAAGGACACTCCGTAGCCCGCGATCTTCCGCACGTGATCCACGATGGCGCCGGCCCCCTCGACCCGCCCGGATACGGCGTTGTCGCCGGGCAGGACCCAAACGGCGTCGTCGTGCAGGAGGGAGCGGATTCCGCCCCAGTCGCCCTTCGTGAGCGCAGTGTGGAAGGCCTCGCCCACGCGCCGCCTGTCGCGGGGATGGGCCAGGTGCCCGGTCATGGGGTGCTCCTCAGTGCCAGAATTGTTCGTATGTTCGCGAACTATTTTCATGGCCGTCACCGTAGATCGGTCTCGGGTCCGTGTCAAAGTTCGAGTACCATCGAACCGTGGCCACGCTGAGAACCCCGCGCACAGAGGACATCCGCATCACCGAGGTGCTGGAGGCCCTGGCACATCCCGTGCGCCTGCTGGTGGTGCACCGGCTCGCCGTGCGTCACCGCATGGGCGAGGAGATCGCTTGCGGGGATTTGCTCCCGGAGGTCGCCAAGTCCACGGCCAGCCATCACTGGCGCGTCCTGCGAGAGGGCGGGGTCGTCCATCAGCGCCGTGACGGCCGCCGGTTGATGCTGAGCCTGCGCCGAGCCGATCTGGAAGAGCGCTTCCCCGGTCTACTCGACCACGTCCTGGCGGCAGCGGAACAGGACCCTGCCATTGCCGCCAGGTCGCGCACCCTGCCCTCCTGACGCCGACGGAGCACCCGACGCCCCCAGTGGCTGCTTCGGCCACACTCATACATAC encodes:
- a CDS encoding DUF3592 domain-containing protein, giving the protein MDAIMSGQLVTVLLGLAVIGLAVYEIALQRRLRREGIRVQGVVVRHAVSTSGEAPSRHAVVSFVDVNGVPHEYRSTLSGTRKLPVGRQVPMVYLPGAPTKARIDIGSRRWGEVAIPTLFGMAFTAAGILWMVSSAGVRHH
- a CDS encoding nuclear transport factor 2 family protein, producing MTGHLAHPRDRRRVGEAFHTALTKGDWGGIRSLLHDDAVWVLPGDNAVSGRVEGAGAIVDHVRKIAGYGVSFELLHILVSARNVALSLHNTARRGDVVLDEHLATVCRLRDGKVECIETYLSDVDGMNAFFV
- a CDS encoding helix-turn-helix domain-containing protein is translated as MATLRTPRTEDIRITEVLEALAHPVRLLVVHRLAVRHRMGEEIACGDLLPEVAKSTASHHWRVLREGGVVHQRRDGRRLMLSLRRADLEERFPGLLDHVLAAAEQDPAIAARSRTLPS